The sequence AATAAAATCCTTCTACGGAACTTCCGAAAATGCGGTCAAAACTCAAATATGGATCGCTGTTTCCGTTTATGTGTTGGTGGCCATCATCAAAAAACGGCTCAAACTAGAAGCCAGTCTCTACACTATTTTACAGGTTTTGAGCATCACCACTTTCGAGAAAACGTCTATTTTACAAAGACTTACAGACTTGCATTGCACGGCTGAACCAGGGGCGTTGTATAACCAATTGAATTTGTTCAACTATTAACCGGACACTACTGACCCACGATGTCAAGGCCCACGAGGAACGTCCCGTCCTGGACCAGCTTGGAGCGGACGATCTCGGCGATACGCAGCATTTCGTCGGTTACCTCGGCCGCGCGGAGCTTGCCGCCGGCGTGAATGTTCGAGCGCATGTCCTCTCCGGTGCGCACCCTCCTGAATGCGCAGTACCTGCCCTTGACCTGCAGGGGCGGCCGTTCATCACGAACAGCCGGGTGTCCCCTTCCGTGGCCGCGGGAAGGTACTCCTGGGCTACGACGTAACCGTCACGGCTCACGGCGTCGATCATCTGGTTGAGGTTGGGGAAATCCTCCTTGCGGACGAGAAAGACGCTGGCGCCGCCAGACCCACTGACCGGTTTTAACACGATGGCGCCTTCTTCCCTGGCGAAGGCTTTTATCTCCTCGCGGTCCGCCACGTACAGTTCATGGGACTTATAGCGCTTTTTGGGCGCTGTAACTGCCCGGGCCCGGATGTTCTCGTCCTGGTCGTAGGCAAGGTCCCCGACCCCCATCGTCCACGCCTCGTGCCCCTGGTTGATGGCTTCCATGGACAGCCTTGTGGTCGTGTAGGTTGCTTCTTCCGTCTTGATATCATTGACGATAAATCCGATCTTCATACCGCTACCTCCTTCGCATTTTTCTTACTATATCCAATAGTGGCAGACCGCTCCTGATGTTGGCAAGCCTTTCCTGAGGTTCGTTCTCGCCAAGGAAACGGGGCAGGAGGGGGGGCGGCTTGAGGACCTTTCTCCACTGCAGTTCACGGATGACCGGGAGGTGGGAGAGGCTCACTTTCCCTATATAAAGGGACTCCAGGGGACCGCCCTTGTGCAGGTATTCAAAAACATCCCGAAGTCCCCGGAGGTACACGGCGTCCTTTGTAAGGCCTCCCCCGTGGTACGTTCTCAGGATGATGCCGTAGGCGGTGCGCTGGGTGAAATGGTACCTGTTGGTCAACTCATGGAAGTTTCCGACGAAATCCATGCCGTCGAGCATGTTGCGAACCGCGACCACCCTCGCGGCCAGAATCCTCATCCTGGAGGCGCGCAGTTCCCCCACCAGGTATTCGCTCAGGACGGCCACCCCCTCCTGGAGGGCTTCGTAGCCCGCCAGGCCTGAGTACAGCTGCTGGAAGGGCTGGGCCCGGCCGTTGGCGTAGGTCAGGACGTGCGTCCCGATCTCGTGGTTGAGCAGGGCCTTCACCCTGCCCGGAGAGAGCTTCGTCGAGCTGCTTACCAGGAGGTTCCCCCGGGAGACGAGGAGTCCGACGAAATCGTCGCGTACCTGCACAGTGGACTTGAGTCCCGGGTGGAGCTTCCGGTACCCTTCGATCTCCGACCTGGCCAGCGCCGCGAAGGCCTGGGCGTCTACGGATGCTACGGTGTTGTTCCTGCCCCTGGACGGCAGGTGCCGGAGGATCCCTTCCGCAAGTTCCAGCAGGTCCGCGTCCACCTCCCCGTAAACCTGTATCGAGGAGTAGAGGAAACGCGGCATGTTCCGGTCCCGCAGCATGTCGAACTGCCGGTCCATGTCCTCGAGCTGTTCCCGGAACATCTGGGCCAGGGCGGGGTCCTCGATGCGGGTTACCGGCGCCTTGTACAGGTTTATTTTGAGGCTAATGGGGTCCACCGTAAGCGGACGGTAGTGCAGCTGGGGTTTTATCTCGAAGCGGGTCTTCTAAAATCCCCTGAAGCTTGATTCGGCGTTCACGGGTGTGACGTTGAGAAGGATATCCATGCTGTCGGAGATCCCGGCCAGTACCCGGTCTGCTTCCCAGACGAACTGGACGATGGAGCGCCTTCCCAGCGAATGATAATGGGGCGGCCTGTGGCTGGTGTGATTCCTCGTGTAGCTGAAAAGGGCCCGGTTGGCGGCGAGGCTAAACTGCCGGGTTATCCTTCTGAGGACGTAAGGATATAGCTCGCCTGTTTCGGGGTTCAGGTAGAAGGGCGAGATCTCGATGCCCAGGAGATGGCATCCCATATCTCCAGGACCAGGCAGGTGCCGAACTGCTTTACAAGGTTCTGTACGACGACGTGGGTGAGGCTGGAAAGTTCCCCATAAAGGGATCGCTTGGCGGAGCACAGCAGGGGGGAAGAGAAAGCCTGCGCAAACTTCTCGGTACCGCTTTCTTTGGATAATGATGTCCTGCGGTATATGCAAATGAACGGAAGCTGCCGGTCGATGTGGAGACGCCCGTAGACAGGCAGTTTTCTCCTGATGAACTTGTTGTCTGCGAGCCGCCGTCCCACAGGCTTGATAAGTTGTGCTATCTCCGATGAAGCGTCCTTGGAATTTATATTTCTGGGCATTTCGGTCCCTTTTCGGTCAGGTCAGGCGTCTGATGGGATTTTAACCTACTTTTTGCGTCGTTGGCTATCTCAATGGGAAATCAGGCGAAGAACCAGTGCGTTGTGGTGGTGAAGAAAGGCGGTGATCGGTGATCTGTGATCGGTGAACCGTGAATTGTGAAACGTGAATGGTGAAGAACGCCGGTCTCATATCTCAGGTAATATTGGTGATTGGTGATCATTTAACGTTTTTTACCCGGAATTACGCATTCCTCTGCGTCCTTCCTCCTCCCTCTCCCTCGACTAGGCTCGGGACCCTGAGCTTGTCGAAGGGCTTCCCTATTCCTCCTTCTCATTTTGATCCAGGTGCTCCCGCGAGTTTTTCCCCCAGTTCACCGGCCTGCTCGAGAATGGTGGGATCTTTAGCCACGATACCTGCCTCGAACTTGCCCCGTACCTGCAGTTCGCCGGCTATCTGATAACCCAGGGCTTTAATGGGCATACGCAGGGCCTCCATTGTGACGCCAAGGTCCTCCTCTTTCGTCTGTTCGGCCACGATGGCGAGGGCTGCGAACCGCCCCTGCCCTGCCAGCCGGCTCGACCATCCACGGGGCCGCTTGTCGTCAAAATCGTAAAAGCAGTAAAGCCTGTCGATGAACCCCTTCATCCACGACGTGATGTTGTAGTTGTGTACTGGTGATACCAGAACCAGCCCCCTGGATTCCTTGATCACCTGGTAGAAGGGTGTGAAATCGTCCTCGAACCTGGTGCAGATCTTGTCCTTCCGGCACCGTTCACAGCCGACACAGGACGAAAACTCAATGTCCGAAAGGTGGAGGAGGTGCGTTTCTGCCCCCGTACCCTTCAGTATCCTGTCTAAAATAAGGTCTGAATTTCCGCCGCGTCGCGGACTTCCCGATACCCCTAGAATGTGCATACTGACCCTCCTGTTCCGATTATTTAATTTTCGGTATGTCAGAGAAAATTGCTCATAAACAGCTTGCAGTTATCAGTGGACCGTTTGTCCGCCGACTTGTCACCCTCTACTATATACAAAATAGGGAGCTCTTGACCGCTGGAGTTTTAATAAAGCAGCTTGAGTGAAAATCGAACTGCCAGGTGGAGATAAACGAACCGTGTCCCTCCAGCCGGGCACCACAACTTTTCAACGCCTCGGAAGCCCTTTCGCAGGCGTCATCTTCATCGTGGATAACCCTGAAACACCTGTTGATAGTAGACTCTAGCCCCGGTTCGAGGACCAGGATGCGCCCCCCTTCCTTCAGAACGCGCCGCGCCTGGATAAGGGCTTTTTCGGGGTTCGGATGATGGTGAAGGGACAAGGAAAAGACAACCGTATCGACGCTGTTGTCCGGCAGAGGGATGCTTTCACCAGAGCCGACAACCAGCTTGACCCCGTTTTCCAGAAGATGCCGGGCTTTGTCGATGGAGGCGAGGTCCGGATCCAGACCCAGGATCCAGACCCAGGATCCTCACAGAGACACTTTGAAGCGTTTCTGTTAAGCGGCCATCACCGCAGCCCACTTCAAGTACATTCCCGGCGGAGGGGTTGAGGATGTCACGGATGAATTTGTTTTCTATGTTTTCAGGGTCGCAAAGCATGAAATTCCTTTAAGAATCCGCGAATCCAGAATCCAGAGGAAAGATCAGTGCGATGTGCGTGATATGAAAAATAGTTTGTCATTGCGAGGCCCGAAGGGCCGCGGCAATCCCAAAGATCAAAAGCTAATTTACCACAGCGCGGCCGGCTGAAGGCCGCATCACAGGGTTACACGGAGGAGAACAATCCAGGACTTTGTCTAAGTCTAGATTTTGTTTTACCCTGTGTCACCCTGTGTCACCCTGTGAACCCTGTGGTGAATTATTCTTTTTAAATCTGGAATTAACTTCAATCTCTTTCCACCAGAGAAAATAGATTGTTCAGCGATTCCGCCAATGTCGGGTGGGCAAATGTCATGTTTTTCAGGTCCCGCCAGGTAAGACCGCCAGCCATGGCAACCTGGACAACGGCCATGAGCTCGCCCCCTTCCATGCCCAGGCAGGCGAAACCCAGAATTTGACCTGAATCTGTATCAACCAGAGCTTTCATGAAGCCATCCGTTTCGTCCACTTCAAGGGCTCTTGCCACGTGAGTCATGGGCATCTGTACCATTTTGTAGGGTAATCCCCGCTCCGCCGCGTCCTTCTCTGACAACCCGATCCTGCCCAGTTGGGGATCGATAAAGACGACATAGGGAACAGCTCTGTTTTCAATGCTGACATCGCCCTTTTCAAACAGGTTGGACCTGACTACCCGGTAATCATCGTAGGCGATATGCGTAAAGGCCGGACCTCCCTTGACGTCACCCAGAGCATAAATGCCCGGTGCCGAGGTTCTGAGATGGTCGTCGGTGCGTATGTAACCCCTGTCATCCACCTCCACGCCGGCGGCCGCAAGGTTGAGCATGTCTGTGTTGGGTGTACGGCCCGCGGCCAAAAGGAGGTGGGTGCCAGAGATCGTCTCCTCTCCTTCAAGGCAGGTCAATTTGAGATGGATGGTACCGTCAGGGTCTTGCGTGGCGCTGTGGGTGTCGGCCTGGAGAATGATCCTGATGCCGTCGCGGGTAAAGATCTCCTGTATAGCCTGTGCCAGGTCCTCGTCCTCCTGGCTCAGTACATGGGCGCCCCGGTGGATGACGGTGACCTGGGATCCGAATCTTTTGAACATGCGGGCGAATTCCATGCCCACGTATCCGCCTCCGATGATCATGAGGTGTTCTGGGACCCGATCCAGTTCCATGATCGTCCCGTTGTTGAGTATGCTGCATTCAGGCAGGCCGTCTATATCCGGGACTGCAGGGCGTGTACCGGCATCAATGAATATTTTGTCTGCTTTCAGAAGGCGTGTACCACCGTCGTTAAGAGCGACCTCGATCTCTTGCCGGGAAGTAAACCGGGCTTCGCCCCACAGGATCTCAACGCCCCTGCGCAGGAGTTTAGCCTCGTCGCCGGAACTGAAGCTGGACACGATGTCACGTTTTCTGCGACGAACGGTCTCCATTTTCACGGAAACCGGTCCCTTGAAAGTTACACCGTAGTCGGCTGCCCGGTTCACCAGATGAGCGACACGGCCGCTTGCCTCCATGGTCTTGGTGGGTGAACACCCTACGTTGACACAAGAGCCGCCGATATGTTCCTTTTCAACCAGCGCCACCTTTTTCCCTGCCACTGCAAACTTGACCGCCAGGGGGTTGCCTGCCTGCCCGGAGCCTATAATTATTGCGTCGTAGACGTTCATGGCGAACTCCTCGCTATGGACTGGACACGGAGACTTGAAGACACGGGGAATGACCACGCCGTGTCCCTCCCTCGCCGCGCCTCCGCGTTATATAGGCTTTCCCGTCTATTCACGGGACGATCTCAACATCCTCCCCAAAGGCTACATGATCCTTGATGTCTTTGCCCGCCCTTGAAGGCTCACGATAGGACCAGGCAGCGTCATGGCCTACAAGGTCGCCCACAACGATATTGTAGTAGATCGCTGTTCCCTTCCAGGTACACAATGTTGAAGTGTCACTGAACTGCAGGTACTTCATGTCGACCGACTCTGGAGGAAAATAGTGGGTCCCTTCCAGGAGGATGGTGTCATCATAGTCCGCAATGATGGTGTTGTTAAAAACTGCCTTGGGCATTGAGGGATCCTTCCTGTTGTGTCGGCGGTGTACCGTTCCAGCGGTATCGTCATATTCAATATATGTCTTTTTCCTGTAACATAAATGGGCGTGGATAACCACCCCGGGACTTCGGCCAAAATACGAAATGGGTTTCGTTCAGCCCCTGGCCGGGGTGTCCGCAGATCGTTTTTCCTCTGGGGCCGGATCTTCCTTAAGTTAGTCGTTCGGTGTAATCCGCTAACCGTCCGGAACTGATGGCAATGGCAACCTGTATCCGGAGAGGCCAGTTGGCATCAAGGTTTTTAATCCCCAGGATCAAAAATAAAATTCAATCGAGATCCTGGGGTTCCTGTTTCATTTTGATCGCTTCCAGGGCGGCGCCCATTAGCGCCGCCTTGGGGTTCAGGATTACGTGGACCGGTATTTCCTCCATCATGGGAGCCAGCCGTCCTTTGGAAGTGAACGCCTCCATAAAGGAGTTGCCCTCAAGGGCCTTCAGGATCCTTGGGGCAATGCCTCCACCCAGGTAAAGACCACCGGTTGCCATGGTTTTGAGAACAAGATTCCCCGACTCTGCTCCCAGGATGGAAACGAATGTCTTCACGGTGTCAGCGCACAGGGGGCAGGGTGGGTCCTTGTCGAGGGCCGCGCTGATGATAGCGGGGGTGCGGTCCCCGGGAGATACAGGTATTTCCATCAGGAGTCCTGTGTCTTTGTATCTGTCGTAATTGTCGGTGCTTGCCAGGTAGTCGTAGACATTGGGAATCCCGATTCCCGAACAGACAATTTCCCAGCTCACATGGTTCCGCTTGTTCCTGAGGTAAGCCAGGAGGCCTGCCTGCTGCTCATCGCCGGGTGCGAAGTCGGTATGGCCGCCTTCGGTGGCGTGGCCCAGGTATTTGGAACCGTCCCAGGTGAGGAAGGCTTCGCCCAGACCTGTTCCCACAGCGATGACCGCCGCCGTTCCAGTTGCCGCTGGTAAGCCATGGTTTAAGGTCCGTATGTTGTTTTTTTCGAGTAAGGGAATAGAGCACGCCACCGCTTGAACGTCGTTGATGAGCTTGACCTTGCCGATATCCATGGTAGTGGAGAGTGTTGTGCTGTCCACGGTCCAGGGAAGGTTTGTGACTATCGTTCTGCCGGACAGGATGGGTCCCGCGACAGCGAAACAGGCAGCCTGGATAGGACCTTGACGCGCCTGGTTGAGGAATTCGGTCACTATTTCCTCAAGGCTGCCGTGGGACGCACTGGAGAAGACCTTTTCCGTCACAGGGCGGACGGGCCCCAACTCCTGACTGAAAAGCCCCAGAGCTGTTTTTGTGCCTCCTATGTCTCCGGCCAGGACCATCCCAAAACCTCCAGGCAACTTATCCACCGTTTATTTTATCATACAGAAGAGAAGGTTACATGGGGGAAGATGTGGGAGCCAGGAGCCAGGAGCCAGGTGCCAGGAGGAAGGGGGAAGGGGGAAGGAAGAAAAAGAGAACACAGAACACAGAACGCAGTAATTAATTGAATGTAGAATCGAGAATGTAGAGCGTAGAAGAAAAGCGCCATCCGGCTAAAAGCGGCAAAGGCTGTCTCTCGCAGGGACGCAGGGAAATAAGGATCAGCGGGAGACAATCACCCCACTCTGTCATTGCGAGGCAGTGGTTCGAGCCGAAGCAATCTCAAAGATCGGGATCGCTTCACACTGGTAATTTCCAAACACCCCCACCTCAATCCTCCTCTCAGGAACCCGCTTCCGCAATCTTCCCATCCCTTGACGGGAAGGGACTGAGCGGAGGGTGAAATAAACGATCTGCCCGGAATGACGGATTTAGGGGTTGGGATTTTATTCTGCGTTCTGCGTTCTGTGTTCTACTCTCGAAGCAACTGTACCTTAACAATGATTCTCAATTTGTAATTATCCCCTTAATCCCCTTAATCCCCTTCATCCCTGTTAAGAATACGCATTGTGGAAGTGCTGTGAACTGTAAACCGTGATCAGTAAAACCCGGAATGTGGAACGACTATCACAGATCAGCCCAAACATTCGATTCAGCTTTTTCAGTGAAGCATAAATATGTTAAATTACCTTTGTCGTATCGGTTTGACAGTTTAATCCAGCAGGTAGGGATGTGTTCCCGTTTGGAAAGGGGAAGGTCATGAATAGAGCCACTATACTTCTGGTGCTGGTTGCCATCTCCATGTTTGTGCTGCAGCCTTTGTCTGTTTGCGCCCAGGGCAAGCTTGCCAACCTTGTGGGTTATGAGAAGGCAGATTACCTGACGGGCATGGTCAGCGTAAACTCCGCGGGTGACTCGGTGGCGCTTATCGGTTTGAAAACCGTTTACGATAAGCCTCTTGAGATCTTCGTGACCCGATCATTCGATCCATCCAGGGCTTTCAAGGTGGGTGATGTTGCCGCGGACAAACGAGGTGATATGTTCTTCGATATCCCGGCATTGGATATCGGCGGCTTCGATTCGGTGCTGCTCATGGTGCCGGGCTGGAGCGTCCCTGTTGGAGTCGGCCTCCTCCAATAGGGGTTGCTAACTCGTTCATGCTGCCAACGGGTATACTCGTCAGAACTGATCTGGACGACCTGAGTTCCAGCTTGCCTGGCAGGCTGATCGCTTGTGGTCCATCCCGACTTACAGTAGAAAAGTCACCGGAAGCTACTGGTTTAGAAACAGTTTTTTTTCTGGAACTTTGCCAATGGTCGGATGAATGGTGTCTCATAGAAATAACCGGCCCCGAGGAGTTAGCGGCGCTGGTTGTGAAGAGTGTTGTACGGCATGAACCGGTCAGTGAGGTCTTGTCCAGTATCTACCGGCCCGGCGCAGGGGAATACAGCTATGCTCTTTTCAGGGAGGGCACCCTCCTGGAGACTTTTGAGAGCAAGGGGCCATCCATGGAAACCGTCAAATTTACCTCAGAACTTCGACGGGTTCCGCTCCAGAACCTGCTGGGGGCATCTGATTTCATGATCGAGTCCATGAACCAGTTCGGGATCGACACCAGTTCGAGGCCCGTAACTGACCACCGGAAGGTCAGGATCGAGGTTAACCTTCCCGGTAAAAGGACCTTCTGGCAGGCGCTGCTCGGCGCCGCTTCGCCTGAATAATATGGTTTAAACCGGGGGAGATAAAATGTCCGATAGATACCTTCGCAAGAGATACCTTGTTGATCGTAAATACCAGATGCGGCTGATCCTCCAGATCGTGGTACTTGTCGTTGTGGCCACCAGCGTGTCGGCTGTGGCTACCTTCCTCCTTGCCAACAAGGAAGTCAGCACTGCTTTCTATCTGGCGCACAGGGACACATGGGATCTTAAGGAACTTCTGCTTCCGGTTATTACCGGTACGAGCCTGGTGACCTTTCTGCTCGTGTCTGCCATCAGTTCCCTTATTGCCCTGCGGGAGAGCCACAGGATCGTTGGTCCCGTGGTTCGGCTTACGGGCGCGGTGAGTGATCTGGCCCAGGGCAGGATAAGCTTTGTGGGAATGCTCAGGAAGGATGACCTCCTCAAAGGCCTTGACGATGACATAAATACCCTTTCCGAGAACCTGGCGAGGCTGGATGGTCGTCTCAGGGCCGCAGTTGACAGCCTTAAGAAGGAGATCACAGGCCTCAGGGAATCGGAGACTCTTTCTACAGAACAAATCAGCAGGATCAGGAAGTGCGCTAATGACTTTGAGGAAGCCCTGGGGTTTTTCAAGAGGAATTGAGCGGGTCTGCATAGGCGGCCTTGTCCTCCTGATCATCCTGGCACCTGAAATAACTGAAGGAGCTCAAAACCCCCACGCTTTCATGGAAGGTCCGTCGCGGTGTCTTCAATGCCACGACACCAAACCTGTCGGTCCCGGCGGTTTATTCATCAAGGACATCGTGAGTCTCTGCAGGGACTGCCATTCCATGGCCCATCGTATGTCCCACCCGGTGGATATCCGCCCGCAGGAGGGTGTCCATCCTGATCTTCCTCTGGATCACGAGGGAACGATCACCTGTGCAACCTGTCACGACCCGCACTCGGCCTCATCCTCCGCTACACCCTATGTAAGCCGGGGGATCGTGGAGCGTCTGAAGGGGATGTTCTCATCGGAGGGTTATCCCACCTACTTTCTCCGCATGCCCAATACGGAAGGCCAGTTGTGTCTCTCGTGTCATAAAGGAGAAGAGGTCGATCAGGATCACCTTGATGTTCCCACCATATTAGAAGGGGATTACACCGGCTCCAGGGCCTGCGAAAGATGCCATGAAGTTTTTTTCAGGGAGTGGAGCAAGACTTCCCACGCAAGGACCCTCCAGGACCCCAGAGAGAACCCGCAATCTATTGCGGCCGTATTTTCGGGGAGTGAG is a genomic window of bacterium containing:
- a CDS encoding transposase, coding for GIKCDQIIRLTGPRSAKYYPEKLRRVKYFDVKTGKTLTFLTNNFTLPAFTIAELYRCRWQIELFFKWIKQHLRIKSFYGTSENAVKTQIWIAVSVYVLVAIIKKRLKLEASLYTILQVLSITTFEKTSILQRLTDLHCTAEPGALYNQLNLFNY
- a CDS encoding DUF1704 domain-containing protein; this translates as MKPQLHYRPLTVDPISLKINLYKAPVTRIEDPALAQMFREQLEDMDRQFDMLRDRNMPRFLYSSIQVYGEVDADLLELAEGILRHLPSRGRNNTVASVDAQAFAALARSEIEGYRKLHPGLKSTVQVRDDFVGLLVSRGNLLVSSSTKLSPGRVKALLNHEIGTHVLTYANGRAQPFQQLYSGLAGYEALQEGVAVLSEYLVGELRASRMRILAARVVAVRNMLDGMDFVGNFHELTNRYHFTQRTAYGIILRTYHGGGLTKDAVYLRGLRDVFEYLHKGGPLESLYIGKVSLSHLPVIRELQWRKVLKPPPLLPRFLGENEPQERLANIRSGLPLLDIVRKMRRR
- a CDS encoding flavodoxin family protein — translated: MHILGVSGSPRRGGNSDLILDRILKGTGAETHLLHLSDIEFSSCVGCERCRKDKICTRFEDDFTPFYQVIKESRGLVLVSPVHNYNITSWMKGFIDRLYCFYDFDDKRPRGWSSRLAGQGRFAALAIVAEQTKEEDLGVTMEALRMPIKALGYQIAGELQVRGKFEAGIVAKDPTILEQAGELGEKLAGAPGSK
- a CDS encoding class I SAM-dependent methyltransferase; protein product: MDPDLASIDKARHLLENGVKLVVGSGESIPLPDNSVDTVVFSLSLHHHPNPEKALIQARRVLKEGGRILVLEPGLESTINRCFRVIHDEDDACERASEALKSCGARLEGHGSFISTWQFDFHSSCFIKTPAVKSSLFCI
- a CDS encoding mercuric reductase; this encodes MNVYDAIIIGSGQAGNPLAVKFAVAGKKVALVEKEHIGGSCVNVGCSPTKTMEASGRVAHLVNRAADYGVTFKGPVSVKMETVRRRKRDIVSSFSSGDEAKLLRRGVEILWGEARFTSRQEIEVALNDGGTRLLKADKIFIDAGTRPAVPDIDGLPECSILNNGTIMELDRVPEHLMIIGGGYVGMEFARMFKRFGSQVTVIHRGAHVLSQEDEDLAQAIQEIFTRDGIRIILQADTHSATQDPDGTIHLKLTCLEGEETISGTHLLLAAGRTPNTDMLNLAAAGVEVDDRGYIRTDDHLRTSAPGIYALGDVKGGPAFTHIAYDDYRVVRSNLFEKGDVSIENRAVPYVVFIDPQLGRIGLSEKDAAERGLPYKMVQMPMTHVARALEVDETDGFMKALVDTDSGQILGFACLGMEGGELMAVVQVAMAGGLTWRDLKNMTFAHPTLAESLNNLFSLVERD
- a CDS encoding DUF427 domain-containing protein, whose protein sequence is MPKAVFNNTIIADYDDTILLEGTHYFPPESVDMKYLQFSDTSTLCTWKGTAIYYNIVVGDLVGHDAAWSYREPSRAGKDIKDHVAFGEDVEIVP
- the glk gene encoding glucokinase, giving the protein MVLAGDIGGTKTALGLFSQELGPVRPVTEKVFSSASHGSLEEIVTEFLNQARQGPIQAACFAVAGPILSGRTIVTNLPWTVDSTTLSTTMDIGKVKLINDVQAVACSIPLLEKNNIRTLNHGLPAATGTAAVIAVGTGLGEAFLTWDGSKYLGHATEGGHTDFAPGDEQQAGLLAYLRNKRNHVSWEIVCSGIGIPNVYDYLASTDNYDRYKDTGLLMEIPVSPGDRTPAIISAALDKDPPCPLCADTVKTFVSILGAESGNLVLKTMATGGLYLGGGIAPRILKALEGNSFMEAFTSKGRLAPMMEEIPVHVILNPKAALMGAALEAIKMKQEPQDLD